Part of the Candidatus Methylomirabilota bacterium genome, CAGGGTATCGCCGACGATCTCCGCGATGACGACGAGATCCAGGCCGTGGTCGTGACGGGAAGCGGTTCAGAGTTCTTCTCGATGGGCATCCTGAACCCGGCCGTGCGGGCCAGCTACACGAAGGAGCAGATCCTCGACCTCGTCCGTATCGCCAACCGGCTCTACGATGCCATCGAAGCGCTTCCCCAGGTCGTCATCGCGGCATTCAACGGCGCCGCGCGAGCGGGCGCGGCGGAGCTGGCCCTGGCGTGCGACATACGGCTGGCCGCCGCCCACGCGACGTTCAGGCTGCCGGAGGCGCTGTGGGGGGGCTTCCCCGGAGCGGGCGGGCCGGTGCGGCTCCCCGAGATCGTCGGCCGAGCGCGCGCCCTCGAGCTCATCTGCACCGGCCGCGAGATCGACGCGGGGGAGATGGAGCGCCTCGGGCTCGTCCTCGCCGTGTACCCCGCCGATCGCGTGCGGGCGGAGGCCCAGGCC contains:
- a CDS encoding enoyl-CoA hydratase/isomerase family protein, which codes for MTPGTPPSAPDVRMERDARVLTLTFDRPGDQNRLTREVLLTMQGIADDLRDDDEIQAVVVTGSGSEFFSMGILNPAVRASYTKEQILDLVRIANRLYDAIEALPQVVIAAFNGAARAGAAELALACDIRLAAAHATFRLPEALWGGFPGAGGPVRLPEIVGRARALELICTGREIDAGEMERLGLVLAVYPADRVRAEAQA